A DNA window from Camelina sativa cultivar DH55 chromosome 13, Cs, whole genome shotgun sequence contains the following coding sequences:
- the LOC104738426 gene encoding uncharacterized protein LOC104738426: MAAYLDEIKAISDQLDSIGFPVPDQEKIYGALSGLGPEYQSIDTYVENSMDQFLGTTFEDVEFKLINIENKLLKYSKTPAVSPHLAFHTGREYSNRGCGQSNGRNEGYRGCGSYSTCGRGFHQQINTSNSVKCYKRFDHAYQSEELHNALAAMRITDQSGPPGHEWYPDSGATAHITNNVETLQSAQPYTGNDRVIVGNGDFLPITHIGSLPLQTLQGTFLPLKDVLVCPQMAKSLMSVSKLCDDYPCSVKFDSDGVLVKDKRTKLHLAQRKRDKDIYKLENHQLQAFYSSRQQATSDEVWHMRLGHPNKDIIMNKTSSRVCDAC, encoded by the exons ATGGCTGCATATTTAGATGAGATTAAGGCTATTAGTGATCAGTTAGACTCCATAGGCTTTCCAGTCCCAGATCAGGAGAAAATTTATGGTGCTCTAAGTGGATTAGGTCCAGAATATCAGTCTATTGACACATATGTTGAGAACTCCATGGACCAGTTCCTAGGAACAACCTTTGAAGATGTGGAGTTCAAGCTGATCAACATTGAGAACAAGCTTCTCAAATATTCTAAGACACCTGCAGTCTCCCCTCATTTGGCGTTTCACACTGGTCGTGAGTACTCCAATAGAGGCTGTGGTCAGAGTAATGGCAGAAATGAAGGTTACAGAGGATGTGGCTCCTACTCTACTTGTGGTCGTGGATTCCACCAACAGATCAACACTTCAAACTCCG TAAAATGCTATAAGCGGTTTGATCATGCCTACCAATCAGAAGAACTTCACAATGCTTTAGCTGCTATGAGGATAACAGATCAATCAGGTCCACCAGGACATGAGTGGTATCCAGACTCGGGTGCTACTGCACACATCACCAACAATGTGGAAACTCTCCAGTCTGCTCAACCTTACACTGGTAATGACAGAGTAATCGTAGGCAATGGAGACTTCCTTCCCATCACTCACATTGGTTCACTTCCTCTTCAAACTCTGCAAGGTACATTTCTACCTCTGAAAGATGTATTGGTCTGCCCTCAAATGGCTAAGTCTCTTATGTCTGTTTCAAAACTTTGTGATGATTATCCCTGTTCCGTCAAATTTGATTCTGATGGTGTCCTTGTGAAGGACAAGCGGACAAAGCTGCATCTAgcacaaagaaagagagataaagacATCTACAAGTTGGAAAACCATCAATTGCAAGCTTTTTACTCCTCTCGGCAGCAAGCAACAAGTGATGAAGTGTGGCACATGCGTCTTGGTCACCCTAATAAGGATATAATAATGAATAAAACAAGCTCTCGTGTGTGTGATGCTTGTTAG